The nucleotide window CAAAGCACAGCCGGTAGCCGTCGCCATCGTCAATTCGCCAGCCGCTTCAAAAGCCGAGTAATGTAAATGTCAGTTCCCCGTCTCAACCGCATCGTTCTCTCCGGCGCCATGTTGTCGCTGGCTGCCTTGGCGAGCGGTTGCTCCTCGATCGACCGTCTGTCGCAGATCGGCGAAAAGCCGAAGCTGACGGAGATCGAAAACCCGACTACGCAACCCGGCTACAAGCCGGTACAGATGCCGATGCCGAAGCCGGAGCAGGCCTCCTACAACGCCAACTCGTTGTGGCGGAACGGCTCACGCGCCTTCTTCAGGGATCAGCGCGCGGCGCGCGTCGGCGATCTGCTGACGGTGACCGTCAACATCACCGACAAGGCCAACATCGCCAACGAGACCCAGCGCAGCCGCACAAGCAAGGAAGACTCAGGGATCACCGACTTCATCGGCGCCCAAACGATCACACAGCCGAACAAGATCCTGCCCGGCCGCCTCCTGACCACGGACTCGACGTCGTCGAGCGACGGCAAGGGTTCGGTCAATCGCCAGGAAGCCCTGCAGACCACGGTTGCCGCGGTCGTCACGCAGGTGCTGCCGAACGGCAATCTCGTGGTCGAGGGCAAACAGGAAATCCGTGTCAATTTCGAAATCCGCGAACTGATCGTCGCCGGCATCGTCCGCCCCGAAGACATCCAGAGCGACAACACCATCGATTCCACCAAGATCGCGCAGGCCCGCATCGCCTATGGCGGCCGCGGCCAGATCACCGACGTGCAGCAACCCCGTTACGGCCAACAGG belongs to Bradyrhizobium icense and includes:
- the flgH gene encoding flagellar basal body L-ring protein FlgH, which encodes MSVPRLNRIVLSGAMLSLAALASGCSSIDRLSQIGEKPKLTEIENPTTQPGYKPVQMPMPKPEQASYNANSLWRNGSRAFFRDQRAARVGDLLTVTVNITDKANIANETQRSRTSKEDSGITDFIGAQTITQPNKILPGRLLTTDSTSSSDGKGSVNRQEALQTTVAAVVTQVLPNGNLVVEGKQEIRVNFEIRELIVAGIVRPEDIQSDNTIDSTKIAQARIAYGGRGQITDVQQPRYGQQVMDVLLPF